TCCGCAGTATTAGTGTTGTTGGTCATTAACATTGCCAGTCATGATGTTGAGTTGGTTGTGGACGGAGAAAGCAAGGCCATTTCCACCTTCAGTCACAATGTGGCTGAATTGCTGGAGGAAACAGGTGTGGTGGTGGGAGAGGCAGATTTCCTCTCTCCCGGGCTTGAGCAAAACTTACAGCAGGGCATGGTCATTGAACTGAGACGTGCTTTTACCGTGCCGGTGCTGGCAGACGGAGCCGAGTATGAGCACCAGGTGGCCGATGCAACGGTGGCCCAGGTGCTGGCTGCGCTGGAAATAGAATTGACGGAGATGGACCGGGTAGAACCTGCCGGTGATCATTTGCTGGTCCCGGGAGACTCTGTTCGCGTGGTACGTGTTGAGCGAAAGTTGGTTACGGAGCAAACCGAACTTCCTTACCGGGAAATTCGCCGCTCCAACCCAGAGCTGGACCGAGGTGAGACCCGGGTATTGTCGCAGGGACAGGCCGGTCTCAGGGAGGATACGGTGGAGATAGTTTCAGAAGACGGAGAGGAAGTTTCGGTGAAGGTTATGCAGTCTGAGATGGTTCAGCCCAGAGAAGACCGTGTGGTGGAGTATGGCGACAATACGGTACTTGCCCGGGGGGGGCGCTCAGTCAGCTTTGACCGTGTATTTCAGATGGAGGCCACCGCTTACTGCAGTGGAACGGCAGGAACGGGCTGCCCCATTGATGCAAATGGGCGGAGCCAATGCACGGGAAGTAATAACAACGGGATTACAGCTTCGGGTCAAAAAGCGGTGGCGGGTACCGGCAGTGAGAACAATCCCCATCTGGTGGCGGTGGATACCAATCTTATTCCTTTGGGCAGCCGGCTGTACATCGATGGATACGGGTATGCCGTTGCCGCCGATACCGGAGGTGCCATCGTGGGTAACAAAATCGACCTGTTGTTTGGTACCCATCAGGAAGCGCTGCAATTTGGCCGCAGAAACCTTCGTGTTTATTTGCTGCCTTAAGCCGGGGGTTCCCGGCTTTTTTCCCGGCAGGGAAGACTAAACCGATGCAAGGTAATTTAAAGGGGATTTTGCCAGTGAGTAAATTGTCAAGTCCGGGTCATGTCTCCCGGTTGCTGGAGCAGCATGGTGTTAAGTTGAAAAAAAAATGGGGCCAGAATTTTCTGGTTGATGAAAACATCCTTAAAAAAATAATATCTGCAGCAGATGTGCAAAAGAGTGACAGAATACTGGAGATTGGGCCCGGGATAGGATCCCTGACACAAAAGCTGGCGGAAAATGCGTCCCGGGTGCTTACTGTGGAAATCGACACCCGCTTAATTCCGGTGCTAAGAGAAACATTGGCTGAATATGATAATGTTGAAATCATTCACGGAGATGCCATGGATTTTGATCCGGCTCCGGTTTGTGAGGAAGGCCCGGTTAAGCTGGTGGCCAATCTGCCCTATAACGTAGCCACTCCTCTTTTATACCGGTGGCTTAAAGATTCCAGGAACTGTTTTTCGCGCCTTGTTTGTATGGTGCAAAAAGAAGTGGCGGAGCGCATTGTGGCCAAACCCGGCAGTAAAGCTTACGGGACACTTTCTGTTATCTGCAATTATGCAGCCCGTTGTGAAATTGCTTTTGATGTGCCAAGAACAGTTTTTTTTCCCAGGCCCGATGTTTCCTCGGCGGTGGTTCAGTTGATTCCCTACCACGTCCCTGCTGAGGATGTGGCTGATGATGCCTTTTTCTTTAAAGTGGTGGAGGCGGTATTTGCGCAGCGCAGAAAAACCCTGTTAAATACTCTTAATGCGGCATTTCCTTTAACTAAGGAACAGCTTACTGCCGTTTGTTCCGCTGTGGAAATTGATTTATCCCGCCGGGGGGAAACGCTTACTTTGCAGGAGTTTGCAAAATTATCGAGGGTGCTCTATAATAAAGTCGGCGGCCTCTGATACGTCAGAAAGGTGCAGATCTAAATGAACTTTCAAAGCCCGTCCCGGGGTGAACTTACACTGGATCAAGCCTATGCGGATATAACAGCTTATATGGATGCAAACCCTAAGGAACAGTATAAGCTGATTATCGGTACCGACTCA
This Dethiobacter alkaliphilus AHT 1 DNA region includes the following protein-coding sequences:
- the rsmA gene encoding 16S rRNA (adenine(1518)-N(6)/adenine(1519)-N(6))-dimethyltransferase RsmA, translated to MSKLSSPGHVSRLLEQHGVKLKKKWGQNFLVDENILKKIISAADVQKSDRILEIGPGIGSLTQKLAENASRVLTVEIDTRLIPVLRETLAEYDNVEIIHGDAMDFDPAPVCEEGPVKLVANLPYNVATPLLYRWLKDSRNCFSRLVCMVQKEVAERIVAKPGSKAYGTLSVICNYAARCEIAFDVPRTVFFPRPDVSSAVVQLIPYHVPAEDVADDAFFFKVVEAVFAQRRKTLLNTLNAAFPLTKEQLTAVCSAVEIDLSRRGETLTLQEFAKLSRVLYNKVGGL
- a CDS encoding 3D domain-containing protein, giving the protein MEQVSLRARTGAESPISARYAPVVFLFVSAVLVLLVINIASHDVELVVDGESKAISTFSHNVAELLEETGVVVGEADFLSPGLEQNLQQGMVIELRRAFTVPVLADGAEYEHQVADATVAQVLAALEIELTEMDRVEPAGDHLLVPGDSVRVVRVERKLVTEQTELPYREIRRSNPELDRGETRVLSQGQAGLREDTVEIVSEDGEEVSVKVMQSEMVQPREDRVVEYGDNTVLARGGRSVSFDRVFQMEATAYCSGTAGTGCPIDANGRSQCTGSNNNGITASGQKAVAGTGSENNPHLVAVDTNLIPLGSRLYIDGYGYAVAADTGGAIVGNKIDLLFGTHQEALQFGRRNLRVYLLP